Within the Osmerus eperlanus chromosome 10, fOsmEpe2.1, whole genome shotgun sequence genome, the region TCTTTGAAGCCTACCAGTTCTTGGCCTCAAACTACCAAAGTGTTAGCTAGGTGAAGAAGCATACTTTTTACAGATAATATCATATTTAGGGAAGATGCTGAGTATGCAAAACATACTTTTTTGTCCCTTTACCCGTTTTGGGTCATCAGAGTGGTTTCAAATGTCTTCCTTCTGGTCGCACGAGATAACCACAGCATCACTAACGGATGTCAACCGCATTTGGGCCATATTGTGAAGCCCTAATTCTCTGGGTCAAAGCCTCTTACTCATCCACTCTCCTCTTTGCCTCTGTGTTCTGCTGTGTTCGCAGGTTGGATAAAGACTCTAAAGACGAGGCGTCCAAGGCTGTGagccaggcagagagggagctggaggagatccGCAAGGTCATCCAGGAGTCTGGAGGCAAACTCTCCAACAGAGGACTTCAGACTGAGGTGGGAGGTCCCCCTAGTTCAGTTTCTTCATTTAGTATTTGTGTCATGGATGTCCACCCGATCTGCAGTTGCTAGATACATTTGCAGACATACATAGGTACGATAGCCGTAGGTCACTTGACCTATTGAGCCTCAATTGCCAGATATCAGCACATGCTTACGTTTTTGTGTCCACAACCATGTTTTACATGCAAGTACATGAtgcagtgttgctgttgtttttgTAGCTGGAGTTTAAGAGGCGGAAGACTGATGGCTCCACCACCCTGGCCATCCTTAACCCAGCTGATTTATCCGCCGGAGGTAGGTACAACCAGGAAGTTCTCGAGCTCTCCTGCCCACTGTTCGCACGAGGGAGCAGTTGGACTGTGACATGTCGCTGTGTCTTCTGCAGATGTGGGCTACTGCCCTGTGAAGCTGGGCATGATGTCAGGCAGACTGCAGAGTGGTGTCAACACCCTGCAGGGCTTTAGGGAGGACAAGAGGAACCGGATCACCCCAGGTAGGATGGGAGGGTTAAAACACAGCAGTGGGAGCATTTTGCAGCACAACAGCCAATTTGTCTACCCCATGTTTTTCAAAAGCCTACAGGCTTTTGTATCCATATCCGTTTCATATCATGAAATCTTCTCGTGGATGGAGGGCATGCGTGTTTCCAAACTCCCAGCTAGTCCCTGCCCtccgtgttgctgtgtgtggacAATGTGTTGACGTGCGTGCTCGGTGCTCCACAGTGTGCTACATGAACTACGGGCCGTACACCTCCTACGCTCCCACCTACGACTCCAGCTTCGCCAACATCAGCAAGGACGACACGGATCTCGTCTACTCGTCCTACGGAGAAGAGCCCAGCCTCCAGGGCTCTGAGAGGTAGGAATCTCTCTCTGCTCATTCCTCTGCCCTCTCTGACTACCACTGGGCTGCTAACAGCTGACATTTGTGACATTCACAGTATAGAAGATGTCGATTTATTGTTCAGACTTGCATTATGTAATGTTTTAGACAAACACGCTATTAGGATTCCTGGTTGATAAGAGGCCAAAAGTTATGAGAGGGGGTGTTGGCGTGGGTACAGCTCGCCACGGCAGAGCCTCAAGCCACGTTAAACGCAATCCGAGCCTGCTACTTGTGCTTGCGGAGGGAGAAACTTGTCTGATTGGTttttgattgagtgtgtgtcacagcatcaaagagtttctggccAAATCGGAGGAGCACATGTACAAATTGGCAGACAGTCTTTTGGATGCGATGACCAATGGAGAGCACTCCAAAACCATAAAAGAAGTGGTGAGTACTCCGTCACTTCCTTCTTACACATTTAGTTGGCTGTACTGTACTTTGTTCTTGCGTTTTGCAGCCAGGCATCCCTTCCGAAAAAGACAGTGTTCTCTGCTTGAATGTATAATGGTTCAATCAAACTGTGAAATGTTCTACAGTATTGAGTACTTGATGATGCGTGCTTGCCTTTTAGACTGTTCAAGATGAAGAGGAACGAGAGAAGACTTCAGAGGCCAGGGTTGAAATGGAGGTAAGACCCAGATAGACTACAGCACTAATAATGATCCCAACCTGAGCTGAACCCCCCTAGACGGCTTCTGCACGCGGCTGTTGTGCGTCCCCAGCTGTGTCAACAGCACAGCCATGGTCGTCAGCTGCCAACATCCACATGTGGAAAAGTATTTCCCCATAAAAACGCACCTCCCTGCACTACAGTCCCTCTTCCCTTCCTGGGATCGGTTGCATCCAGCaatctcaggggctcagtgtcAGGGATGTGGAAATGCCTGTATTTTCTTTCCAGCtcccgtctcctctcctgttcagtTGAATGGGCTCCACACAGGGGTGGCAAGGCTGGGGGAAAACTGAAGCCACCAAACCCTGCTGAGCAACactgcagcctctgtccccGGCTGTTTGCTGTGCTTGGCTGCTCTCCAGATTATCCTTCTTCCCTGCTCGGGTGGTGCTGCTGCTTTTGATTTGTTTTCTTCTTCACAGCAGATTTCTTGGAAGCTGGGAATGTGCTGCTTTAAAAGGGACTGGTCCCTGAGCCTCCATCTCAGTCCTCTTTTGAGGAATTGGTGATTTCTAAGAATTGTCAGTTGCCAGGTGAGGGGAATGCTGAAAAGGAAGGCCAAGATAATGTAGCAAACTGACTCGTTTGTCCTCACTCAGGTGATTAAGCCCAGCACTACCAAGCAGAGATCAGCGTCTCTGAGCTCTGTGATTGGACTGGACCCGGAGACTGTGGAGGACCTCACTGAGGGTAAAGATCTTTGGTGTGACCTGAGGTCGAGTTCTCCGCAGCTAGCCTGTTGATTGTATACAGATTGTTAATGAACCATGAGTCATAGTGTTTCATTGTAAATTCTCGTAGGCCTGTCATACAGGCAATTAGGTAGGTGATTTTGAAGCGCTGCATGCTTTCCATGGCCACTTAGGCAGGGCTTAGTTGAACGTACCCTTGTGAAAGAGATGTTGTGGTTGAGATCCAATTATATAGGTTACAATTAACGTAGGAAAATGCAGGTGTGAACCCcccagtgtttgtgtgcgtcacAGAAGCCCAGAATTTCCAGAACAAGTTGGACGAGACGACAAAGCTCCTCAATGGGCTCCAGGAAGCCCAGAATGAGCGTCTGAGCGCCAAGCAGCCCCCCAACATGATCTGCCTGCTGGCCCCCACCACCAAGGAGCTGCAGCTGGGTAcgacccgctctctctctcccacacacacagtctcagtaGGGTCATTCACAACCCTCCCTGGAAGTCAACTCTCATCGTACCTTTTCTCCCTGCAGCTGAGAAGGTGACTGAGAACTTGGCCCAGCTGACCAGCCAGGTGGGGCCTGGAGATGTGAGCAGCCTGTACGGTATCAGGAGGGCCATGGGCATCACTCGGACTCAGGAGCCCCTCATAGACCTGACCACAGGTAAGCCACCAGACATCAGCCTGCTGTCTCTCTTATCAGAGCTAACATATTTGATTTTGTATTAATACTTACCTTGTACAAAACTAATATGATGTTCCTCTTCAAATAATGACTTTTGTGTCGGTCTGGTTTTCTTCATAGTGGAGACTGCGTCCATGGATACTTCGTCTGTGGGTAGCTGAGCTTAGGATGGCTTACCATCATAACATGAGATCTGTCTTGAACTGTACAAAAGGTGCTTTTTGTCTGACATTTGTAATTTCATCAAATAAACTTTTTATAGAAAGTTTGCTTTTGGTTGTCATTTACTCAGCAACTGCAAGGTCCTTGAGCTATATTGTAGACAATGTCAAGCACTCAAACTTGCAAAACCATTTATAACATTCCATTACTGTACAAAATGCGAACTTTGTTCCTTGGTGAGACAGCATACAGTTCACATGAAAGCAACACAATTAATCTATTATAAACAACCTTAGTCGGTCGAAGACATAAGGCCCCACAGCAACAGTTTTCCGAGGCACAGAGGAATACAGCGGCAATAATGAGAGAATTCAGTGAGTAGACAGTTCTGCTTACACACAAGATACGAGACAGTCAGTATCGGGTTTGGTTTTAAAAAAACTAAACGTGATTTACACCTTGAGTTGATCCCAGCTCTGGTCAGTACAGACAGTTATTCCCCAACAAATGCAGACAGGCAGCATAAGACATTCATACAGGTAACAAACAGGACTACTCGGAAAACACTAGCCTTGACATACTGGTCAGCTAGTTATAATCAAGTGAATTTCAAATACTGTGTTTCCTACATTTATACCAAAGTTAAAATATTGTATTTCCTTCTGTTATGCCCATGTGACAGCACTGGTTGAACAACCAGGCAGAACAAAGCAACATTCTATTCAGCTTTTATCTCATTCATTCAACAGAGAATCGCAAGTAAACTCAGTTGGCTGAAACAGTATTTGGCTTCAATATAGTACATCTACATTTGTGCATCACAGGCAACAGCCAAACTGGGATAGAAGAAATATTATGAGACCTTTCACTAAACAAAAGTATCTAGTTATATTTTAGAAAACAGATCAGCTGGAAGGAATATTTACATCTGTGTCCATTTTCATGCATTTTATTATCACCACCAGAATACGAATCCAACCAGTCTCAAACAAAAGGGGGCTGACAAACTCATGTCAAGTTCAGTGCTTGAACACAGTCTGTTTTCAAGTGGCAATGAGTTCTTGTCCTCAATCAAATCCTCTCTTCAGTCATATGCGACACTGCAACACTGATGATGGTCTAGTAAAGCTGAATGTGCCGGGGCCATGTTTCTGagtagagagaagggaggggcctGTGTATCGTGGCCCCATGTCCTGTGCTCCCCTCCCAACAGCAGCCCAGCCGGAGCCTCCAGGGCCAGTGGTCACTGAGGCTGGCCTCAGCTCAGGCCCATGCCCTGCTGCTTGCTCATGTCCGTGCACACAAAGAAGGTCCTCAGCTCACCCTTCCCCTTGACATTGATGAGGCCTCGGCACTCGCAGGAGTAGCCCAGCTTCTTCAGCACCTCAGACGTCTCCTCTGTAACctgtttggggaggggggatcaGACATGGGTCATTTAAAATATTTATCAGAGCTTGATTGATCTCTCCTGGCATAGGGGGACCAATTgtctataaaaaaataaattaaaaaaaagacaCTTTCCTTTCAGGGGCTCCGAAACTTTTTCAAAACTATTTTCAaaacgttttttatttttttattttatttaaacctttagaaatgttttttcctaaacttttttcaaacctttagaaTTTTCCAAAACATTTGTAAAACCTTGATAAACTTTTTTACTACAGCCACACCAAGAATTGTGTTAGCCCCACCATGAAACAAGCAAGAAAATTGTGTATTCTATTGTGTATGCATTCACATTGAAATTCAGACATTGATTTTTAGCCCCACGACTGTATGGATtacttaaatagtgttgcaaataacccagacccatgtcagaatgtcaaaatgcaaaaacacaatatttacattttgggacaggtcaATTTCAGTTTGGGacggtactgggacagtgaggaaaaaagtTAGTTGCGAGCCCTGAGTGACGCAAACACTGAACGTGAAAAAGGATCAGATTTTTTGTTTAGACACAACAGGCTTTATTGTTTTTTCAGTACCTGGATCTTGCCCAGTTCTCCAGTACTCTCCATCCTACTGGCCACGTTGACAGTGTTGCCCCAAATGTCATACTGAGGTTTCCTGGCTCCGATAACCCCAGCTATAACAGGCCCATGGTTGATCCCTGTGAAGTAGCACACAACATAACAAAGAGCTTAAAGACAAGATGTATCTATTTAATTGTGTTTTCAGTTAGTAGGCAAAATTTACAGATTTATGCCTTCACTTTCAGCCTAAGTCAAGGGACTATCATCAGTCTGGCAAGGGAGGCCAGAGCCATCTGTAAATTAAACTTTTTAAATTTTTAATAAAAAGTGTCTTTCTGCAAAGGAATTCAGTTCAATTATGTGGTGTACCAATTGTTTTGACAAGAGAACCATTTCTTTGAAAGCTGTTTATGTTGACTTTCATGCCAACTTTCTTCCAGTGTTTATGTAATTCTTTTTATCATAACGTGTGCTTTTATCTCCCAAGTATTCTAAATGTTTCCACTAAGCTTAGGGGATCTGCTCAGAGTAAGCTGTCTGAGAACTTGGCTGGATAGGAAGACACTGGGAGTGTTATAGTGCCCAGACAATGCAACAGACAATGCAATATATTGAGGGAAGGGTCTTGTAAGTGAATAGCGGGTGCATGAGGTAAAGTATAACCCATGACACATTGAGAAGTGGAACAGGATATAGAGCAGACAGCACGCACTAGGTTTGGACACAGACTCCCCAAGCTCACTCACCCACA harbors:
- the brd7 gene encoding bromodomain-containing protein 7; this encodes MGKKHKKHKSEKHGFEDYGERPLKLVLKVAGNEVTAGSSSLENTYDEQADYDKPSKDKKKKKKKREDKERSNPGSPLDDKRKRKMIKKRKGQDSLDTDWDDREQSRTPVRSELSSSLAKMEEKEQTPLQVALNQLIRQLQRKDPSAFFSFPVTDLIAPGYTSVIKRPMDFSTMKEKVKKEHYPSLEDLKVDLRIMCENAMIYNKPETIYHKAARKLLHSGMKILSPERLESLKQSIEFMADLDNPANKPGKTEEERGSSLDRSQNGAIPTDTSENSQSPCTPRLDKDSKDEASKAVSQAERELEEIRKVIQESGGKLSNRGLQTELEFKRRKTDGSTTLAILNPADLSAGDVGYCPVKLGMMSGRLQSGVNTLQGFREDKRNRITPVCYMNYGPYTSYAPTYDSSFANISKDDTDLVYSSYGEEPSLQGSESIKEFLAKSEEHMYKLADSLLDAMTNGEHSKTIKEVTVQDEEEREKTSEARVEMEVIKPSTTKQRSASLSSVIGLDPETVEDLTEEAQNFQNKLDETTKLLNGLQEAQNERLSAKQPPNMICLLAPTTKELQLAEKVTENLAQLTSQVGPGDVSSLYGIRRAMGITRTQEPLIDLTTVETASMDTSSVGS